In the genome of Diaphorobacter sp. HDW4A, the window GACCACGGCGGTCACGGGCCCAGTGGCGGCCAGTGTGGGTGAGACGTTGGTTGGCGTGAATTTGTATCTGAACAGCGTTAACGCCAGAGGCGGTGTGAATGGCGAGAAGATCAAGCTGATCACGTTGGATGACAAGTTCGAGCCTCCATTGGCGGGTGAGAACGCCAAACGCCTGATTGAGCAAGACAACGTGGTGGCGCTGTTCATGAGCCGTGCCACGCCGCATACGCAGGCCATCCTGCCGCTGCTTGCGAAAAACGGCATCGCATTGGTGGCACCGTCTACTGGCGCGATGGTCTTTCATCAGCCGGTCAATCCGCTGGTGTTCAATGTGCGCTCCAGCTATCAGGCTGAAACCGAAAAGGCAGTCGAGCATCTGCACACGCTGGGCCTGAATCGCATCGCTATGGTGCATGTGGACGACAGCTTCGGTGAAGATTGCCTTGCGGGAGCGATGAAGGGCTTCAATGCCACCAAGCTCCAGCCTGTGGCCGTCATCAAGGCAGACCGCAGCAAGCCCGACTATGCAGCCATCGTGCCGCAGCTCATCAAGGAAAATGCGCAGGCCGTCCTCTGGATCGGCTCCAGCGTGGCCGTCAGTGATGGCGTGAAGGCTTTGCGCAAGGCGGGCTCTGCCATGCAGGTGGTCACGGTGTCCAACAATGCTTCTTCGGGATTTGCCAAGCAGTTGGGCGATGCGGTGCGTGGGGTGATCGTGACGCAGGTCTTCCCGAGTGAGCGCGCGATGGGCTACTCCATCAATCGCGAGGCGGCCGCCTTGGCCAAGGCCGATGGCAGTGTGACGATTTCGCCGTCAGTGATGGAAGGATTCGCTTCGGCGAAGGTGCTGGTCGAAGGCCTGCGCCGCGCAGGCCCCAAGCCCACGCGCGAGAAGGTGGTGGCGGCGCTTTCCAGCATGAACCACTTTGACCTTGGCGGATTGGAGGTGGGCTACGGGCCGGGTGATCGTACGGGGCTGAACTTCGTGGACCTCTCGATCATTGACGCCAAAGGCCAGTTCAGGAGGTAGGGAACACTCATTGAATCGCTGCGGGACGCGCGAACACCCTAATGAGTTGCCATCGTCCGATATCAAAACAGTATCGGAATGACGATTTTTAGCATTGGACACTGACTGGATGGGTATCGAACAATGCGCTGACAACTGGCATGACCAGATCAGGAGACAGTGCAGATGCAGACCCATTCACCGTACCAAGGCCCGTTGGCGGGCGTGCGGGTGCTCGATCTTTCAAGCGTGATCTTTGGCCCGATGAGCAGCCAGGTGCTGGCTGACTATGGGGCCGAGGTCATCAAGATCGAGCCCCCTTCCGGAGACTCCACGCGCCACACCGGCCCGGCCGTGGAAAAGGGCATGGCCGCGATGTTTCTCGGCAGCAACCGCAGCAAGAAGAGCGTGGTGCTCGACCTCAAGCAGCCGAGCGCGCAAGAGGCGCTGCAGGCGTTGCTCACCACCGCCGACGTGTTCATGCACAGCATGCGCCCGCAGAAACTCGCCAAGCTCGGGCTCGACAAGGACACGCTGCGTGCACGCTATCCCCGGCTCATCTACGTGGGCCTGCACGGCTTCGGCGAAGATGGGCCCTATGCAGGGATGCCCGCGTATGACGATGTGATTCAGGGCATGAGCGGCTTGGCAGACCTGATGGATCGCCAGATCGGCGAGGCGCGCTATCTGCCCACGATCGCCGCAGACAAGACCTGCGGGCTGGTGGGGGCGCATGCAATTCTTGCGGCGCTGTTCCAGCGTGAGCGCACGGGCGAGGGCTGCTTTGTCGAGGTGCCGATGTACGAGACGATGGTCGGCTTCAACCTCGTCGAGCATTTCTACGGCATGCATTTCAATCCACCGCAAAGTCCGCCCGGCTATCCCCGCGTGATGGCCGCATCGCGCAGACCCTACAAGACGCTGGACGGCTATGTCTGCATGATGCCGTACACCAACCAGCACTGGCAGCGCTTCTTCGAGGCTGTGGGTCAGCCTGCCATCGCGAGCGACGAGCGTTTCGCCAATCAGGCCGCGCGCACGCGCCATATCGACATGCTGCTCGACCTGCTCGGCAGCTTCGTGAAGCAGCAGAACACCGCACATTGGCTCGAGGTCTGCGAGCGGCTTGAAATCCCCGCCGCCGCCGTGGCGCGACTCGATGTTCTGCCGAACGACCCACACCTGCAGGCTACGGAATTCTTCGTGTCGCTCAAAGATGAAGCGATGGGCGAGGTCCGTTTTCCGCGATCTTCGGTGCGCATGGACGGCGCGCAAGCACCCATTGGTATGCCGCCGCGACTCGGCGAGCACACCGATGAACTGCTCAGGCAAGCGGGCCTCGGCGATGCGGCGATTGCCGTGCTTCACCAACAGAACAAGGAGAACTGAACCATGGCGACACATACGCTGCCAAACACGCTTCCGAGCGCCGATCAACTGAACACCATCGCGCGCATGGGGCAGGGCGCATACTGGCAGGACATTGCCGTCGGCCAGCAATGGCGCACTTTCCGCCGCACGATCACCGAAACCGATCTCGTCAACTTCATCAACGTGACGGGCATGCTCGAGGCCATCTTCATCGATGCGGAATTCGATGGCGGGGCGATCAGGGGACGGCCCGTGCCGGGAGCACTGACCTATACGCTGATAGAAGGATTCATCCTGCAATCGATGATCCAGGGCACGGGCCTTGCGATGCTCGAACTGCATCAGAAGATCCTTGGCCCCGTGGTGGTGGGCGACACGATCCAGGCGCTGGTCGAGGTCACCGACATTCGTCCGACCAGCAAGAACAACCGCGCGGTCGTCACTTCAAAAATCACTGTCTACAACCAGCGCCAGGAGGTCGTCATGGAATACACCGCCGTGCGATTGCTGGCTGGCCGTTGAAGACACGCAGACCTATTGATTTCAACAACGAACGGAGACAGAAACAATGACCCAACCATCGAACGCACGACGTCGCCACCTGCTCCAATGGAGCGCGCTCGGATTGGCCTTGTACGCGGCCTTCCCCGCAGTGCATGCCGCCGACGCCTGGCCCACCAAGCCGATCACGCTGGTTGTACCCTTTCCGCCGGGCGGCCCCACCGATATGGTCGCGCGCGTGCTCGCGCAGAACGTGGGCGAGCAGCTCGGCCAGTCTGTCATCGTGGACAACAAGCCGGGTGCCAACGGCAACATCGGCAACGCCTTCGTCGCCAAGGCTGCGGCTGATGGCCACACCGTTCTCTACAACACGTCGTCGATCGCGTTGAGCCCGGCACTCTACAAGAAGCTCAGCTACAACGTGAACACTGAGCTGGCCCCTGTCACGTTGACCGCCGTGGTGCCGCTCGCGCTCGTTGTCAATCCCAAGATGCCGGTCAACACCGTCGCGGAGTTCGTGCAGTACGCCAAGGCGCAAAAGGGCAATCTGTCCTACGGGTCGGCGGGCAACGGCAACGTCACTCATCTCGCTGCTTTCCAGGTGGTGCAGCACTTCGGCATCGAGGCCACGCACGTGCCCTACAAGGGCAGTGCCCCTGCCGACGTGGATCTGGTCGCGGGGCAGATTGACTTCTTGACCGACACCATCAACTCCGTGTCCGCCTTCATCAAGGACGGCAAGCTCAAGTTGCTCGCGGTCTCTACGTCTAAGCGCCTTGCCAACTTCCCGCAGGCGCCAACACTTGCAGAAAGCGGCATGCCTGGCTACGAGTCGGGTGCATGGCAGGGCGTGATGGTCCCCGCCAAGACACCCAAGGCGGTCATTGATCGGTTGAACGCGGCGTTCAACAAGGCGCTCAAGGACCCTGAAGTGCTCAAGAAACTGGCCATTCAAAGCACTGAACCGTTGGGCTCCACTCCAGCCGAGTATGGTGCCTACATCAAGAAGGAAATTACACGCTGGGACTCCGTGGTCAAAAGTACGGGCGTGTCTTTGGATTGAATCTGGACTTGAGCCATGCCCGACCAAGGGCATGGCATGCATTGTTGTGTTGTAACGAGGAGTCAGGGGCAAACTCCTCGGCACCATGAACTATGGTGTTTGACTATTGTTTGCTGAGTTTGTGATGGTGAAAAGCATCACATTCACTCTTGCATATTCGCAGGCTCCACCTGATAGGGACGCTTGCAGGTGATCATCTTTATAGCACCTCAGTGCCTCATGACAAGGCTGAGGCTGCCCTGAGCCCCCTGCGGCGTGTTGTCTGACGCTGGTGTTGGAAGTCATCCAACTTGTAGATTTCACCTGCACGCTTAAATTTGTAATCTTTGACACGATTACTAACTTCTCGGTTAACATCGGTCCGAATGGAAAAATACTATTGAATCATGAGCCGTGAAAGATTGTTCGGTTCTTACGTTTGTCGAGGTTAAAAATCATTTCTCTGGCTCTCTCCCCCAACGCGCAGCGCAGGCGCTTGTGCACATTGGCGGTGCCAAGTTGTCAGGCACTGACGCTTTTGCTGATGGGAGCAGGGCTGGTGACGCATGCAAGAGCGTTCGAATCGAAGCAAGGAGAGTTGGTCGCGGTGCACATCGAGTCACTCACTCCGCTTCAGGCAGAGCAGGAGCGACTTCGCAAGCAGAAGGCGGCGCAGCCTGAGGCTTATGAGGACAAGGTCATGGATCCGAATGAACTTCCAGCGCTGGAAAATTCTGATGCGGCGGTGCAGGCATCTGACGATGGACTCGGACTGCGCACGTTTGGCATGGAGTCTCGGTATGGCTTCTCGAGTTATGACGGTTCTGGCGGATTTCACAATCGGGCCAATGAGTGGGGGCAACGAGTTTACTTCACGCAGCAAACGCTGAACTACGGTGAATGGAGCTTGCAGGCGGAAGGGCGTCTGCGCAGTGGCGATGAGTCGTTCAACGGCGGGATTCTGGGCTATGCGGTTCAGCGCAGCAGTGAAAGAGTGACTCTTCGAAACTATGGACTACCTATCACGTCCAAGGTGTTCGCTGACTCTGCCGTTGGTGATCAATACACGGATATGACCGAAGGATTGCGGCGCAATTACCGTCTGTTTCTGGGCAGCAGCGTGGTGCGCGGAGCGGCAACTCGTATCTATGGGTCCGATTTCGATATTACAGCCGGCATGGGCGAGCGTGGGCGTTTGATTGGGGGACCGTTTCCGGGTTTTGAGCGGTTTGGCGGTACGTTGGCATGGCTGGGTGGGACCAAGCGTCTGGACAACGGGCTCTATGGCGGCATCCAGTTCACTCAGGCGAGCCAGGTTCCCCAGAACTTGTATACCTTCGCCTCGTCCTGGTCTGATTGGCATCTGACGGAAGCCGTGGAGCGTGTGTCGTCCATGGCCACAGCCATCGGATATGGCACCGAACCCGTGAAGGACGGCGACTATCGTTGGCGTTTGACTTGGCTGCACAGCCAGACGGGTGCGAATATAGTGGGACGCAACAACCGGGCAGACGGTGCGTTTCTGGAAACCGGTGTGCGTTTGGCGGGATTGCGCCATGAATTTGGTCTCTACCAGGCAGATCCCAATCTTCGGTTTGGTGACAACCTCATCGCGTCGGACAACCGCGGTGCCTATTGGCGCGTGGATGGCAATACCGCGCGGCTGTCTTGGGGGCTGGGTGTTGACGCTGTTCAGTACAACCCGGACAAAGAAAGCACGCGCCAGAACTCCAGACAATGGGGTTTTTATGGCAATGCGCAATACCGCATCAATCGCAATGACGTGGTGGGTGTCAGTGGATATTGGAACAGTCAGCGACGTTTCGATGCATCGCAGAATGTGATGACCGATGGGCAGCGCAGTTTGCAAGCCAATGCGTTCTATCAGACAAAATTTTTTGATTGGGCGCCAACGCGACTGCGGCTCAATGTCTGGCGCAACCAGGCGCTGGTGACTGATGATGCGACGGCGACGGGTGAAGAAGTCCAGTGGGAACAGGACTGGATTACCGGCAAATACGAGACGATGCGTCCGGAGTTGACCTCGACGCTCGGCTACGCGCGTGATCGCAGCGGAGGCAATCAGCAAACGTATCCGACGGCGGGACTGCTGGGGCGGTATTGGTTGAGCTCGACCTGGAATATATCGGGCACTTTGCGCTACACATCTCGAACGAGCAATCTCTTCACCAGCCGCGGTGTATCTGGCAGCCTCAACTCGGAAGCAGCATTGGGCAGTGGCTGGCACTTCGGTGTTTCTGTGTCACTGAACCAGGCACGTATGCAGATGCAGAACATTGCAGGCTTGCCCAATGCCCTGATGACCCGCTCCAATGACAAATCGGCTTACGTCTACCTTCGTTGGGACGGCAGCAAGGGGCAGTCGCTTGGCACGTTGGGGCAGCGGGATGCGCAATCCGCCGGCGGCGGCACGGTGCGCGGCATCGTGTTCATGGATGTCAACAACGACGGCGAACAACAGGTCGGCGAGAACGGCGTGGCAAACGTTGAAGTAATTCTCGATGGTCGTTATCGCGTTATGACTGATGCATCTGGTCAATTCGATTTTCCGATGGTTGCCACAGGCGGCCATCAATTGTCATTGCGTGCGGAGAGCGTGCCTCTGCCCTGGGGGCCAGCACCCGCTCGCAATGGCAGTGTAGAGGTTCCCTTGCGAGGTGTTGCAAACGTTCGTCTTCCGGTCGTCCGGGTAGGTGGAGGTGAGTGATGCCAGGCACGAGAAAAAGTGTGGCCCCAAGGCACACTTCAAACAGGGTAGTCACGGCATTTGCAGTGCTTGCAGACACCCGGTAAGTACATGCAAATCATCATCATCAAGGAAAAAATCATGCGCAAGCATTACAACAAGTCGTCCCTCGCCATTGGCGCCGCACTGGCTCTCGTGGCCACGTTTGCTCAAGCAGAGCAAACCATTGGCATTCAGAACCCAGGTGCTACGCCAGCCATCGCAACAGCCCACGTGAACGTGCGTGTGACGGTCCCCAAGATCGTGATCTTGCGAGTCGGTGCCGCTGACGCAACCATCAGCGACGTGAACTTCACGGTAGGCGTGACTCCAGCCGTGACCGGCGCTCCAGGCAATTCGCTGGCATACAGCGGAGCCATTCCACCGTCGCTCGCTACCACCGTGGCAACGACCAATCCGACCACAACTGCCGGCATGCTGGTTACGGGTGCATGGACCAATGTTTCGGGTGGCGCCAATTTGACTTGCGCGCTGACAGCACTGGCAGGTGCAACGGCGTTCGCAGCCGGGGCAACCGTTGGTGGCGTTCCCGGAACGGATGACATCAAAGTAGTGGGTACGACTCCAGCGCATCCCGGCGCCTCGCTCACCCAATGCAACGGAACGGCCAGCAGTCCAATCGCTGCATTGAGCGCGCTGTCAGGCACGTTCACATACAGCACCAGCTTCACCGCGACGAGCATTTCCTCAGGCACCTTCGGCAACGTTGTGACCTATACGGCCACGACGCTGTAATAGTCGACATTGCGACCCATGGGAAAGTACGCCATGCACATGCAACATCAACACTCAGGTGTGACTCGCAGGTGCGTGGTTGCAGCAGTCTTCTTGGTGCTTGCCGCCCTTGGCGAAACAGCCGGGGCGGTGGTTACCTTGACGACGGGCTATACAGGAACGCGTACGCTGACTCTGCGTGTAGGGGCGGCTTCGGGCGTTGATACGGTGCAGTTCAATGTGCAGGGTGCTGCAACCGGAAATTCGCAGGTGTATGCCGCGCCGGTTGGTGGCAGCGGCTCGTCGATTGCAGCAACGGGAACAGGAGTTACCTTTCGCATGTACATGCAGGTTCCGGCCATCAATGTTCCGCAGCCTATGACGACGACGGTCACTTCGCCCGCCGCGTTGACATGCTCGGCAGGCAACTGCAGCGGTTATTCGATTCCGTTTTCGTCCATCGGATGGACGGTTACTCCCACTCCGTCGGGTACCTATGCGGCATTCGATTTGCAAAACGGTACCTTCGTTAATGGGGGAGGAACTCAGACGCTGTTGAATTTCAGCCTGACAACCGCTGCAGGTGCTGCGGAGGTGGCGTCCACGATGAATTTCTACTACACCAACACGGTTGCCTATCCTGCGGGTACCTATACCGGCACGGTGACCTATACCACCAGTCTGCCATGAAGACTCTTGCACGTTCGATCACCGCATGCCTGCCCGGACTGGTGCTGGCAGCAATGGCGGCTGCATTCAGTGGTGCGGCGTTCGCAGGTGTTCGTCTTGACGATTCGGCGTCGCCGCGGGCGCTGGTTCAGTCGCCGCAAATGGTGTCGGAGTATGGTTATCCTCTGAACCAGTATGTGCCAGGCGTTCCGGCGGCTCAGCGAGGCATTGTGGACTTCGGGCGCATCGAGTATCGACTGGCCACTGCACCTTATGTCGGTCGAAGCGCGCGGATCTATTTCGTCATTCCGCCGGTGGTCAACGCTTTGCGTTCGCCGCAAGGCCTGCAGGTGTCTTGGCGCTCGGAGGGCAACTTTGCCTCCGGCAGTGGACGCCCCGGTGACAAGGTTCAGGTGTGGAGTGGCGTTGTGCGAGATGCCTATATGAGTGAAGCGATTGCGTTGCGCATGGAGTTCGCCTTGCGCGAACTGTTGCCGCAAGCCGCCAAGGGAATCTCCTTGGAATGTTATTTTGAAATCGAGGTCGGACTATGACCATGTTGACCCATTTGCTCACACACCGTTTTTTCAAAGCTCGGACGCTGTGTCGTTCGACCGTTCTGTTGCTTGCGGCCGGTACGGGTTCAGTATTGGCGAATGCCGGTGCGTTCGATATCGGCGTCTCTCCATCACGGTTTGAGGTCAGCGCCAAGAGTGGTGGGCGCCTAGGGCAAACGCTGGAGATCTTCAATCAGGACAGTCAGCCTACCGAGCTTTCTGTGAGGACTCTGGACTG includes:
- a CDS encoding ABC transporter substrate-binding protein; the encoded protein is MLGAWDAEPARADILIGQTTAVTGPVAASVGETLVGVNLYLNSVNARGGVNGEKIKLITLDDKFEPPLAGENAKRLIEQDNVVALFMSRATPHTQAILPLLAKNGIALVAPSTGAMVFHQPVNPLVFNVRSSYQAETEKAVEHLHTLGLNRIAMVHVDDSFGEDCLAGAMKGFNATKLQPVAVIKADRSKPDYAAIVPQLIKENAQAVLWIGSSVAVSDGVKALRKAGSAMQVVTVSNNASSGFAKQLGDAVRGVIVTQVFPSERAMGYSINREAAALAKADGSVTISPSVMEGFASAKVLVEGLRRAGPKPTREKVVAALSSMNHFDLGGLEVGYGPGDRTGLNFVDLSIIDAKGQFRR
- a CDS encoding MaoC/PaaZ C-terminal domain-containing protein, yielding MATHTLPNTLPSADQLNTIARMGQGAYWQDIAVGQQWRTFRRTITETDLVNFINVTGMLEAIFIDAEFDGGAIRGRPVPGALTYTLIEGFILQSMIQGTGLAMLELHQKILGPVVVGDTIQALVEVTDIRPTSKNNRAVVTSKITVYNQRQEVVMEYTAVRLLAGR
- a CDS encoding SdrD B-like domain-containing protein is translated as MCTLAVPSCQALTLLLMGAGLVTHARAFESKQGELVAVHIESLTPLQAEQERLRKQKAAQPEAYEDKVMDPNELPALENSDAAVQASDDGLGLRTFGMESRYGFSSYDGSGGFHNRANEWGQRVYFTQQTLNYGEWSLQAEGRLRSGDESFNGGILGYAVQRSSERVTLRNYGLPITSKVFADSAVGDQYTDMTEGLRRNYRLFLGSSVVRGAATRIYGSDFDITAGMGERGRLIGGPFPGFERFGGTLAWLGGTKRLDNGLYGGIQFTQASQVPQNLYTFASSWSDWHLTEAVERVSSMATAIGYGTEPVKDGDYRWRLTWLHSQTGANIVGRNNRADGAFLETGVRLAGLRHEFGLYQADPNLRFGDNLIASDNRGAYWRVDGNTARLSWGLGVDAVQYNPDKESTRQNSRQWGFYGNAQYRINRNDVVGVSGYWNSQRRFDASQNVMTDGQRSLQANAFYQTKFFDWAPTRLRLNVWRNQALVTDDATATGEEVQWEQDWITGKYETMRPELTSTLGYARDRSGGNQQTYPTAGLLGRYWLSSTWNISGTLRYTSRTSNLFTSRGVSGSLNSEAALGSGWHFGVSVSLNQARMQMQNIAGLPNALMTRSNDKSAYVYLRWDGSKGQSLGTLGQRDAQSAGGGTVRGIVFMDVNNDGEQQVGENGVANVEVILDGRYRVMTDASGQFDFPMVATGGHQLSLRAESVPLPWGPAPARNGSVEVPLRGVANVRLPVVRVGGGE
- a CDS encoding tripartite tricarboxylate transporter substrate binding protein; the protein is MTQPSNARRRHLLQWSALGLALYAAFPAVHAADAWPTKPITLVVPFPPGGPTDMVARVLAQNVGEQLGQSVIVDNKPGANGNIGNAFVAKAAADGHTVLYNTSSIALSPALYKKLSYNVNTELAPVTLTAVVPLALVVNPKMPVNTVAEFVQYAKAQKGNLSYGSAGNGNVTHLAAFQVVQHFGIEATHVPYKGSAPADVDLVAGQIDFLTDTINSVSAFIKDGKLKLLAVSTSKRLANFPQAPTLAESGMPGYESGAWQGVMVPAKTPKAVIDRLNAAFNKALKDPEVLKKLAIQSTEPLGSTPAEYGAYIKKEITRWDSVVKSTGVSLD
- a CDS encoding CaiB/BaiF CoA-transferase family protein, whose protein sequence is MQTHSPYQGPLAGVRVLDLSSVIFGPMSSQVLADYGAEVIKIEPPSGDSTRHTGPAVEKGMAAMFLGSNRSKKSVVLDLKQPSAQEALQALLTTADVFMHSMRPQKLAKLGLDKDTLRARYPRLIYVGLHGFGEDGPYAGMPAYDDVIQGMSGLADLMDRQIGEARYLPTIAADKTCGLVGAHAILAALFQRERTGEGCFVEVPMYETMVGFNLVEHFYGMHFNPPQSPPGYPRVMAASRRPYKTLDGYVCMMPYTNQHWQRFFEAVGQPAIASDERFANQAARTRHIDMLLDLLGSFVKQQNTAHWLEVCERLEIPAAAVARLDVLPNDPHLQATEFFVSLKDEAMGEVRFPRSSVRMDGAQAPIGMPPRLGEHTDELLRQAGLGDAAIAVLHQQNKEN